A stretch of the Amycolatopsis sp. BJA-103 genome encodes the following:
- a CDS encoding sugar phosphate isomerase/epimerase family protein has protein sequence MSRPITLFTGQWADLPFTEVCRLAGEWGYDGLEIACSGDHFEVDRALSEEDYVPGRLKLLAEHGLKVWAISNHLVGQAICDDPIDERHQAIIPSRVWGDGEPEGVRQRAAKEMADTARAAAKLGVDTVIGFTGSKTWKYVAMFPPVSQAVIDEGYTDFADRWNPILDVFDEVGVRFAHEVHPSEIAYDYWTTKRALEAVGNRPAFGLNWDPSHFIWQDLDPVGFILDFADRIYHVDCKDTRKRFDGRNGRLGSHLPWGDPRRGWDFVSTGHGDVPWEDCFRALNSIGYAGPISVEWEDAGMDRLRGAAEAVTFLRGLLFDKPSAAFDAAFSNQK, from the coding sequence CGTGTTCCGGTGACCATTTCGAGGTCGACCGCGCACTGTCCGAAGAGGACTACGTGCCCGGACGTCTCAAGCTGCTCGCCGAGCACGGCCTCAAGGTGTGGGCCATTTCCAACCACCTCGTCGGCCAGGCCATCTGTGACGATCCGATCGACGAACGCCACCAGGCCATCATTCCGTCCCGGGTGTGGGGCGACGGTGAACCGGAAGGCGTCCGGCAGCGGGCGGCGAAGGAAATGGCCGACACCGCCCGCGCGGCCGCGAAACTCGGGGTGGACACGGTGATCGGCTTCACCGGTTCCAAGACCTGGAAGTACGTCGCGATGTTCCCGCCGGTCTCGCAGGCGGTCATCGACGAGGGCTACACCGACTTCGCGGACCGGTGGAACCCGATCCTCGACGTCTTCGACGAGGTGGGCGTGCGGTTCGCGCACGAGGTCCACCCGTCGGAGATCGCTTACGACTACTGGACGACGAAACGTGCGCTCGAAGCTGTCGGCAACCGTCCGGCATTCGGGCTCAATTGGGATCCATCGCATTTCATCTGGCAGGACCTCGACCCGGTCGGCTTCATCCTCGATTTCGCCGACCGGATCTACCACGTGGACTGCAAGGACACCAGGAAACGGTTCGACGGACGGAACGGACGGCTCGGCTCGCATCTCCCCTGGGGAGACCCCCGACGCGGCTGGGACTTCGTTTCGACCGGGCACGGCGACGTGCCTTGGGAGGACTGTTTCCGCGCACTGAATTCGATCGGCTACGCCGGTCCGATCTCGGTGGAGTGGGAAGACGCCGGCATGGACCGGCTCCGGGGCGCGGCGGAGGCCGTGACCTTTCTGCGGGGGCTCCTGTTCGACAAGCCGTCGGCGGCCTTCGACGCGGCTTTCAGCAACCAGAAGTGA
- a CDS encoding sugar phosphate isomerase/epimerase family protein: MCGEEAERFHSRRSLLRGAATAAAAVGAAVALPGIANAATSAEAETQGHGHGHGHGRVPVDKISIQLYSLRTALQADLPGTLSALADIGYRKVELAGTYGRTAKEFRGLLDKNRIRATSTHVGIDGDLDKTIADAKVLGNTRANVPFAAFDTLDGWKQFAGRLDTAARKFRQAGIPLGYHNHAHEFAPIDGVRPYDVLTRNTNRRYVHLEIDLFWAVEGGVDPVSLYRQHFPRVVQYHVKDRTADGRMVDPGKGVIDFPRIFRNTRANLHEYIVEHDNPTDPLSTAQTGFTYLRNVRF, encoded by the coding sequence ATGTGCGGTGAAGAAGCTGAGCGGTTCCACTCCCGACGGTCGCTCCTGCGGGGTGCCGCGACGGCGGCGGCCGCGGTCGGGGCGGCGGTAGCCCTGCCGGGAATCGCGAACGCGGCCACGTCCGCGGAAGCGGAGACCCAGGGCCACGGTCACGGTCACGGGCACGGCCGGGTCCCGGTGGACAAGATCAGCATCCAGCTCTACTCCCTGCGCACCGCGCTGCAGGCCGATCTGCCGGGAACCCTGTCCGCGCTGGCGGACATCGGCTACCGGAAGGTCGAACTGGCGGGCACCTACGGCCGCACGGCCAAGGAGTTCCGCGGCCTGCTCGACAAGAACCGCATCCGCGCGACGTCGACGCACGTCGGCATCGACGGGGATCTCGACAAGACCATCGCCGACGCGAAGGTCCTCGGGAACACCCGTGCCAACGTGCCGTTCGCGGCCTTCGACACCCTCGACGGCTGGAAGCAGTTCGCCGGGCGGCTCGACACGGCGGCACGGAAGTTCCGCCAGGCCGGGATCCCGCTCGGCTACCACAACCACGCCCACGAGTTCGCGCCCATCGACGGCGTGCGCCCGTACGACGTGCTCACCAGGAACACCAACCGGCGTTACGTGCACCTGGAGATCGACCTGTTCTGGGCGGTGGAAGGCGGCGTCGACCCGGTTTCGCTTTATCGCCAGCACTTCCCGCGCGTGGTCCAGTACCACGTCAAGGACCGGACCGCGGACGGCCGGATGGTCGACCCCGGCAAGGGCGTCATCGACTTCCCGCGGATCTTCCGGAACACCCGCGCCAACCTGCACGAGTACATCGTCGAGCACGACAACCCCACGGATCCCCTGAGCACCGCCCAGACCGGATTCACCTATCTCCGTAACGTCCGCTTCTAG